A genomic region of Penaeus vannamei isolate JL-2024 chromosome 42, ASM4276789v1, whole genome shotgun sequence contains the following coding sequences:
- the LOC113823190 gene encoding carbohydrate sulfotransferase 1-like: MGLRVMLYRAARNRRVWTLVAVLFLFYVNIIQIANMARREEVSLERRQAKVKPRGDSKFNYFQDEDDRDVVDYNQAGDSDKDDVKYNGYYYQDDEARDNKDDDFDEGDPYEDGGEGDGNDDDEEEEEEEEDGDDGYTDSGDDDAMNRGRGEESNKVDIQERNKESEGENANVIKMEPEGIKKDPAEQTMKREPVENVNQEVHEEKDEEEKRNNGVGVMMEGGKKTGDDHIFNGYYNTKENVKKVLLVTYQRSGSSFVGELLTSGGGAMYVYEPLFLWRALLGPGADVGVEDRAARALGDLLDCKPEVVHAWRRRPYQYFRRKPEGVRDWCLDADLRLLKTIRARASFVLPWVRARPDIKVVHLVRDPRGILNSVKRGGSLWSENNRNAALQCANIERDLRLQELGPHRYLRVRYEDLVESPLEETRRIFSFMGANFNDDVMAYLREHTWLAEKIPAEKQGYLKTFRDSNFKHDHWKTNMDNREIEFIENVCEAIMKKLNYHPLPPT, translated from the exons ATGGGTCTGCGGGTGATGCTGTACCGCGCCGCGAGAAACAGGCGGGTCTGGACACTAGTGGCGGTCCTGTTCCTCTTCTACGTCAACATCATTCAAATAGCCAACATGGCGcgaagggaag AAGTGAGCCTCGAGAGGAGACAAGCGAAGGTCAAGCCGCGCGGAGATTCGAAATTCAATTATTTCCAAGACGAAGACGATAGAGATGTTGTCGATTATAACCAAGCAGGAGACAGCGATAAAGATGATGTGAAGTATAACGGTTACTATTATCAGGATGATGAAGCTcgagacaataaagatgatgatttcgATGAGGGGGATCCttatgaggatggtggtgaaggtgatggtaatgatgatgatgaagaggaagaggaggaggaagaggatggtgatgatggttacaCAGATAGTGGTGATGACGACGCaatgaacagagggagaggagaagagagcaatAAAGTAGATAttcaagagagaaataaggagagcgaaggggaaaacGCAAATGTGATAAAGATGGAAccagaaggaataaagaaagaccCGGCAGAACAGACGATGAAGAGGGAGCCTGTAGAAAATGTAAATCAGGAAGTCCacgaagaaaaagacgaggaagagaagaggaataacggCGTAGGAGTgatgatggaaggaggaaagaaaacaggagaCGACCATATTTTCAACGGTTATTACAACacgaaagaaaacgtaaaaaag GTGCTCCTAGTGACGTACCAGCGTTCGGGGTCGTCCTTCGTCGGGGAGCTCCTGACCTCTGGGGGCGGCGCGATGTACGTGTACGAGCCGCTGTTCCTCTGGCGCGCCCTTCTGGGACCCGGTGCCGACGTGGGCGTGGAGGACAGGGCTGCCAGGGCGCTCGGGGACCTTCTTGACTGCAAGCCTGAG GTGGTCCACGCCTGGCGACGCCGCCCCTACCAGTACTTCCGGCGCAAACCCGAGGGCGTGCGCGACTGGTGCCTCGACGCCGACCTGCGCCTCCTGAAGACCATCCGCGCCCGCGCCTCCTTCGTCCTGCCGTGGGTGCGGGCGCGGCCGGATATCAAG GTGGTCCACCTGGTGCGTGATCCTCGAGGCATTCTCAACTCCGTCAAGCGCGGCGGGAGCCTCTGGAGCGAGAATAATCGCAACGCTGCTCTTCAGTGCGCCAACATCGAGCGTGACCTCCGACTGCAGGAGTTGGGGCCTCACAG GTACCTCCGAGTGCGCTACGAGGACCTGGTGGAGAGCCCCCTGGAGGAGACGCGACGAATCTTCAGCTTCATGGGCGCTAATTTCAACGATGACGTCATGGCTTACCTGCGGGAACACACCTGGCTGGCCGAGAAGATCCCAGCAGAGAAGCAAGG